TTGTGATCGTTGACGACACCCCAACTTACAAGGGAATGATACAAAAGGTAAAAGATTACATCACTTGGGGAGAAATAAACGCTGAAACCCTAGCAAAGCTCATAGAGAAGAGGGGAAGATTGCCTGGGAACAAGAGAGTTACAGAGGAGTACGTCCAAGAAAAGCTTGGCATGAGCATCAAAGAATTTGCTGAAAAAGTGATCAACGGAGAAATGAAGCTCAACGATCTACCAGGACTAAAGCCAGTATTTAGACTTCACCCAGCAAGAGGTGGCATTAGGAGCAAGAAGAGAACCTTCAAAGAGGGTGGAGCTTTAGGCTATAGGGGAGAGGCTATTAACGAGCTTATAGAGAGAATGCTGTGAGGTGCGCGAGATGATTAGGAGAAAGAAAAAAGTGAGAAAGCTTCGCGGTTCCCACACTCATGGATGGGGATGCAAAAAGAAGCACCGTGGTGGAGGACACAAGGGCGGTAGAGGTATGGCTGGAACAGGAAAGAGGAAGAAGACAAAATGGACATGGGTCATCAAATATGCTCCTGATCACTTAGGCAAAAGGGGTTTCAAGAGGCCTGTGGAAGTTCAAAGAGAGATAACTGCAGTGAACCTCAAATTCATTGACGAGCACCTTGACGAGCTCATGCAGCTTGGTATTGCCTACGAGGAAGAAGGAAGAATTATTGTCGATACCACTCAGTTTGCCGATAAGGTGCTTGGAACCGGGAAACTCACAAAACCACTTGTAATTAAAGCCAGAGCGTTCTCCCCCAAGGCTGAGGAGAAAATAATCCAAGCTGGGGGAGAAGCTCTGCTTGCTTGATTTTTTCTTTTTGAATAATTGCATTTGAGGTGTAATCCATGGGAGCAAGGGAAATAATTTACA
This region of Thermococcus alcaliphilus genomic DNA includes:
- a CDS encoding uL15m family ribosomal protein, which translates into the protein MIRRKKKVRKLRGSHTHGWGCKKKHRGGGHKGGRGMAGTGKRKKTKWTWVIKYAPDHLGKRGFKRPVEVQREITAVNLKFIDEHLDELMQLGIAYEEEGRIIVDTTQFADKVLGTGKLTKPLVIKARAFSPKAEEKIIQAGGEALLA
- a CDS encoding 50S ribosomal protein L30, which encodes MAKLALIRIRGRVNVKRPVKDTLAMLRLHKVNHLVIVDDTPTYKGMIQKVKDYITWGEINAETLAKLIEKRGRLPGNKRVTEEYVQEKLGMSIKEFAEKVINGEMKLNDLPGLKPVFRLHPARGGIRSKKRTFKEGGALGYRGEAINELIERML